A genomic stretch from Thermomonospora umbrina includes:
- the rodA gene encoding rod shape-determining protein RodA has translation MIAGYGPQPSWRDRFGALRRLDWALILAVLALCVLGALLVRSATHAGLTEQGKDPEGFLKRHLFNLGIGFTLGAVVAMLDYRLLRAYAPILYGLACLGLVAVLSPLGETINGSHSWIVVGGGFQVQPSEFAKVGLVVLLAMLLAEPRDGEPRDNDAGPGPRDVVLALALAGGPAVLVMAQPDLGTTLVFGAVVLGMLAMSGVRKRWLAGLLGGGLLAAFSVWFFGLLKPYQIDRFTAFANPEADPRGAGYNAQQARIAVGSGGFDGKGLFEGEQTGGHFVPEQQTDFIFTVAGEELGFIGAALIIVLMGVVLWRGLRIATGAADPFGAMVAAGVVCWLAFQTFENIGMTLGIMPITGLPLPFVSYGGSATFANMIALGLLQAVHLRARPFPT, from the coding sequence GTGATCGCGGGCTACGGCCCGCAGCCGTCCTGGCGCGACCGGTTCGGCGCGCTGCGACGGCTGGACTGGGCGCTCATCCTCGCCGTGCTGGCGCTGTGCGTGCTGGGCGCGCTGCTGGTCCGCTCGGCCACCCACGCCGGGCTGACCGAGCAGGGCAAGGACCCGGAGGGGTTCCTCAAACGGCACCTGTTCAACCTGGGCATCGGGTTCACGCTCGGCGCGGTCGTCGCGATGCTCGACTACCGGCTGCTGCGCGCCTACGCCCCGATCCTGTACGGGCTGGCCTGTCTGGGCCTGGTGGCGGTGCTGTCGCCGCTGGGCGAGACCATCAACGGCTCCCACTCGTGGATCGTGGTGGGCGGCGGCTTCCAGGTGCAGCCGTCGGAGTTCGCCAAGGTGGGCCTGGTGGTGCTGCTGGCGATGCTGCTGGCCGAGCCCCGCGACGGCGAGCCCCGCGACAACGACGCCGGCCCCGGCCCCCGCGACGTGGTGCTGGCCCTGGCCCTGGCCGGCGGTCCCGCCGTGCTGGTGATGGCGCAACCCGACCTGGGCACCACGCTGGTGTTCGGCGCGGTGGTGCTGGGCATGCTGGCCATGTCCGGTGTCCGCAAGCGTTGGCTGGCCGGGCTGCTCGGGGGCGGGCTGCTGGCGGCCTTCTCGGTGTGGTTCTTCGGGCTGCTCAAGCCGTACCAGATCGACCGGTTCACCGCGTTCGCCAACCCGGAGGCCGACCCGCGCGGCGCGGGCTACAACGCCCAGCAGGCCCGGATCGCGGTCGGCTCGGGCGGCTTCGACGGCAAGGGCCTGTTCGAGGGCGAGCAGACCGGGGGGCACTTCGTGCCCGAGCAGCAGACCGACTTCATCTTCACCGTGGCGGGGGAGGAGCTGGGCTTCATCGGCGCGGCCCTGATCATCGTCCTGATGGGCGTGGTCCTGTGGCGCGGCCTGCGCATCGCCACCGGCGCCGCCGACCCGTTCGGGGCCATGGTGGCCGCCGGGGTGGTGTGCTGGCTGGCGTTCCAGACGTTCGAGAACATCGGGATGACCCTCGGCATCATGCCCATCACGGGCCTGCCGCTCCCGTTCGTGTCCTACGGCGGCTCGGCGACCTTCGCCAACATGATCGCCCTCGGCCTGCTGCAGGCCGTCCATCTCCGCGCCCGCCCGTTCCCCACCTGA